The proteins below come from a single uncultured Carboxylicivirga sp. genomic window:
- a CDS encoding metallophosphatase: MIQNRRKFIKQLGAGTLTAAVVPQLLSCSKKEVRLTVLHTNDVHSQIEPLPADHHEYPNGGGFAKRAALVEKIRQENDNVLLLDCGDIFQGTPYFNFYKGELEIKLMSKMGYDASTIGNHEFDNGIEELSKQIKKANFPFICSNYVFDNTPLEGLTIPYKTFIKGPLKIGIMGLGIELDGLVNNDRFGNTQYIDPIEVANNTAKLLKEKEKCDYIIALSHLGFDYAYDKVSDKKIAENTSDINMILGGHTHTFMKEPAIAINKVGKEVIINQVGKSGIFLGRLDVTFSTENKQPTVLNIMYQV, translated from the coding sequence ATGATACAGAACAGACGCAAATTTATTAAACAATTAGGAGCTGGCACATTAACTGCAGCTGTGGTTCCTCAACTACTTTCTTGTTCAAAAAAAGAAGTGCGCTTAACCGTTCTGCATACCAATGATGTACACAGTCAGATAGAACCATTACCAGCCGATCATCATGAATATCCTAACGGAGGAGGTTTTGCCAAACGAGCTGCTTTAGTTGAAAAAATCAGGCAAGAAAACGACAATGTTCTACTTTTAGATTGTGGAGATATTTTTCAGGGAACACCTTACTTTAATTTTTATAAAGGTGAGCTTGAAATAAAACTGATGAGTAAAATGGGTTACGATGCCAGTACCATTGGTAATCATGAATTTGATAATGGCATTGAAGAATTATCCAAGCAAATTAAAAAAGCCAACTTCCCATTTATTTGTAGTAACTACGTTTTTGATAATACCCCTCTTGAAGGATTAACAATCCCTTATAAAACCTTTATTAAAGGGCCTCTGAAAATTGGTATTATGGGCTTAGGTATAGAGTTGGATGGCCTTGTTAACAACGATCGCTTTGGCAATACCCAATATATCGATCCCATTGAAGTGGCTAACAATACCGCTAAACTATTGAAAGAAAAAGAGAAGTGCGATTACATCATTGCTTTGTCTCACCTTGGATTTGATTATGCTTACGACAAGGTTTCGGATAAAAAAATTGCCGAAAATACGAGCGATATCAACATGATATTAGGTGGCCATACGCATACATTTATGAAAGAGCCTGCAATAGCTATAAATAAAGTAGGTAAAGAAGTGATTATTAATCAGGTTGGTAAATCAGGTATTTTCTTAGGCAGACTTGACGTTACCTTTTCAACCGAAAACAAGCAACCAACTGTTTTGAATATCATGTATCAAGTCTGA
- a CDS encoding Lrp/AsnC ligand binding domain-containing protein — protein MESNSQIDNLDKKILSLITKNARIPFLEVARECKVSGAAIHQRIQRLMNMGVIKGSEFIINPTKIGYHTCAFMGIFLKKASLFDKVVKMLEDIPQIVECHYTTGQYAVFIKIYAKSNEHLKRILHDKLQSIAGISATETIISLDESFKRQLPIE, from the coding sequence ATGGAGAGTAATTCACAAATCGATAACTTAGATAAAAAGATTTTGTCACTGATTACTAAAAATGCTCGTATTCCATTTTTGGAAGTTGCGCGTGAATGTAAGGTATCAGGTGCTGCTATTCATCAACGTATACAACGTTTAATGAATATGGGCGTTATAAAAGGCTCTGAGTTTATCATTAATCCAACAAAAATAGGATATCATACATGTGCTTTTATGGGAATCTTTCTTAAAAAAGCTAGTTTGTTCGATAAAGTGGTGAAGATGTTAGAAGATATCCCACAAATTGTTGAATGTCATTATACAACTGGTCAGTACGCAGTGTTTATTAAAATTTATGCTAAGAGTAATGAGCATTTGAAGCGTATTTTGCACGATAAGTTGCAGTCTATTGCAGGTATTTCAGCTACCGAAACCATTATTTCGTTGGATGAAAGCTTTAAGCGTCAGTTACCTATTGAGTAA